A portion of the Bacillus thuringiensis genome contains these proteins:
- a CDS encoding alpha/beta-type small acid-soluble spore protein, with amino-acid sequence MANNRNNSLVVAGAESALDQMKYEIAQEFGVQLGADSTARANGSVGGEITKRLVAMAEQQLGGYNK; translated from the coding sequence ATGGCAAACAATCGTAACAACTCTTTAGTGGTTGCAGGTGCAGAAAGCGCACTGGATCAAATGAAATATGAAATTGCACAAGAATTCGGCGTACAATTAGGTGCGGATTCAACTGCAAGAGCGAACGGCTCTGTAGGTGGAGAAATCACAAAACGTCTCGTTGCTATGGCAGAACAGCAACTTGGTGGATATAACAAATAA
- a CDS encoding SDR family oxidoreductase, with translation MNKLKGKIALVTGASRGIGRSIALHLAHAGALVVVHYSKRKEEAESVVDKIKLDGGSAFAISADLSTFNGINNLYSMMDQSLQKYIGNTTFDILVNNAGIGQVLTLEESTEESFDEVMNINVKAPFFIIQKALPRLKDGGRIINISSFVTRVASPSVFAYSISKGAINTLTHTLAQQLGARGITVNAILPGIINTEMNAETLGNRDGQKYAAGLSTFNRWGEPNDIANIVGFLSSSDSRWITGELIDASGGSCL, from the coding sequence ATGAATAAATTGAAGGGGAAAATTGCATTAGTAACAGGGGCTAGTAGAGGGATAGGCCGAAGTATTGCCTTACATTTGGCACATGCTGGTGCGTTAGTCGTTGTTCACTATAGTAAAAGAAAAGAAGAAGCAGAAAGTGTAGTGGATAAAATTAAACTAGATGGCGGTTCTGCATTTGCGATTAGTGCAGACTTAAGTACTTTTAATGGCATTAATAACTTGTATTCAATGATGGATCAATCTCTTCAAAAATATATAGGTAATACTACATTTGATATCCTTGTAAACAACGCTGGAATTGGGCAGGTTTTAACGTTAGAGGAATCTACAGAGGAGTCTTTTGATGAGGTTATGAATATTAATGTGAAGGCTCCATTTTTCATTATTCAAAAGGCTTTGCCGCGTTTAAAAGATGGAGGACGGATTATAAATATTTCGTCTTTTGTCACAAGAGTAGCCTCCCCAAGTGTTTTTGCCTACAGTATATCTAAGGGGGCAATAAATACACTCACTCATACTTTAGCTCAACAACTTGGTGCTCGTGGTATTACAGTAAATGCAATTCTCCCAGGCATAATTAACACAGAAATGAACGCTGAGACGCTGGGGAATAGAGATGGACAAAAATATGCTGCAGGTTTATCGACTTTTAATAGGTGGGGAGAACCTAATGATATAGCTAATATTGTAGGGTTTCTTTCTTCATCAGATAGTCGTTGGATAACTGGTGAGTTAATCGATGCAAGTGGTGGATCTTGCTTATAA
- a CDS encoding 4'-phosphopantetheinyl transferase family protein has product MKIPKNIESHLLKQLSYLVSNEKKERMKRLLNSCDINRTLIGDLLIRSLICQKYKINNEEIRFIYNEYGKPFVEKFSDFHFNVSHSGEWVVCATANFNVGIDIEKVSEIEAFKLAHEFFSEEEFYDISNMNSDEQINYFYDLWTLKESYIKTIGKGLYIPLNSFSIKKESRTLISYKHIPKNFYFKQYNIDPNYKLSACATRDEFPQEIIIKDIYTICQNIYKFESKEKINAED; this is encoded by the coding sequence GTGAAAATACCAAAGAATATTGAAAGTCATTTGCTTAAGCAACTTAGTTACTTGGTTTCAAATGAGAAGAAAGAACGAATGAAGCGTTTATTAAATTCATGCGACATTAATAGAACTCTGATAGGAGATTTACTAATTCGATCTCTAATCTGCCAAAAGTATAAAATTAATAATGAAGAAATTAGATTTATATATAATGAGTATGGAAAACCTTTTGTTGAAAAATTTTCTGACTTTCATTTTAATGTGTCACATTCAGGAGAATGGGTGGTTTGTGCTACTGCTAATTTTAATGTGGGTATTGATATAGAAAAAGTTTCAGAAATAGAGGCTTTTAAATTAGCGCATGAATTTTTTTCAGAGGAAGAATTTTATGATATATCTAATATGAATTCTGATGAACAAATTAATTATTTTTATGATTTATGGACATTAAAAGAAAGTTATATCAAAACGATTGGAAAAGGACTTTATATCCCGTTAAATTCATTCTCTATAAAAAAAGAGTCACGAACTTTAATTTCATACAAGCATATACCTAAAAACTTTTACTTTAAACAATATAACATTGATCCAAATTATAAGTTATCTGCTTGTGCAACAAGAGATGAATTTCCACAAGAGATAATAATTAAAGACATTTATACAATTTGCCAAAATATATACAAATTTGAAAGTAAGGAGAAAATCAATGCAGAAGACTAA
- a CDS encoding DUF4879 domain-containing protein, with the protein MYEIIMIESICIKWKGDECMLKRMIVGVSSLVVGATVGLATDVSAAPAPPLTSLNVVKVESQLGGVEFIGPNNLSTVKDHGGSYLYIYTNEMRYGRNPIAQMSGQKLKKVDSKMIDINGDRTVDGWEYKWDASGQQNGQFKYQNTSTNAPWNTLSTSLNIK; encoded by the coding sequence ATGTATGAAATTATTATGATAGAATCAATTTGTATTAAATGGAAAGGGGATGAGTGTATGCTAAAAAGAATGATTGTAGGAGTTTCATCATTAGTAGTGGGAGCAACAGTTGGCTTAGCGACAGATGTATCTGCAGCACCTGCACCACCATTAACATCATTAAATGTAGTAAAAGTTGAATCTCAATTAGGGGGAGTTGAATTTATTGGTCCAAACAATTTAAGTACGGTTAAAGATCATGGAGGAAGCTATTTATACATTTATACAAATGAAATGAGATACGGTAGAAATCCAATTGCCCAAATGAGTGGGCAAAAACTAAAAAAAGTAGATTCTAAGATGATTGATATTAATGGTGATAGAACAGTTGATGGTTGGGAGTATAAATGGGATGCTTCGGGACAGCAAAATGGACAATTCAAATATCAAAACACATCTACAAATGCACCTTGGAATACATTATCTACGTCATTAAATATTAAATAA
- a CDS encoding thioesterase II family protein: MQKTKLFCFPHAGGSAFNYAKWKNYFNPYIEVVPIELAGRGYRIEESLYQGMEEAVNDAYTSIVKQIDASPYILFGHSMGSLIAYEVARKIQDSNNELPEFLVLSGRNHPNSKIKNIRYNLPNEQFKREVIAMGGTPSGVLQSEELMEIFLPILRADFKIVETYIHDNNIKLCDIDFLIFNGKNDEFTTYDQVIKWERYTSKTCTFHSFEGNHFFLNENIEEIAKSIIGKLDSKRLSTSF; this comes from the coding sequence ATGCAGAAGACTAAACTTTTTTGCTTTCCACATGCTGGGGGATCTGCGTTTAACTACGCAAAATGGAAAAATTACTTTAATCCATATATTGAAGTAGTCCCGATAGAATTAGCTGGTAGAGGATATAGAATCGAAGAAAGCTTGTACCAAGGTATGGAAGAGGCCGTAAATGATGCCTACACTAGTATAGTTAAGCAAATAGATGCTTCGCCGTACATTCTATTCGGGCATAGCATGGGGAGTTTGATTGCCTATGAAGTAGCCAGGAAAATACAGGATTCTAATAACGAATTACCTGAATTTCTTGTTTTGTCCGGTAGAAACCATCCAAATAGTAAAATAAAAAATATCCGATATAATCTTCCTAATGAACAATTTAAAAGAGAAGTTATTGCAATGGGAGGTACACCATCTGGGGTACTTCAATCAGAAGAATTAATGGAGATTTTTCTCCCTATTTTAAGAGCAGATTTTAAGATTGTCGAGACATACATTCATGATAATAATATAAAACTATGTGATATTGATTTTCTTATATTTAATGGGAAAAATGATGAATTTACTACATATGATCAAGTAATAAAATGGGAACGGTACACAAGTAAAACGTGTACTTTTCATTCTTTTGAAGGTAATCATTTCTTTCTAAATGAAAATATTGAAGAAATAGCAAAGAGTATTATAGGAAAGTTAGATTCTAAAAGATTATCAACTAGTTTTTAG
- a CDS encoding YncE family protein: MNISKENNPILAVVSSSGNQIHFFNAKNFERIGVIDSPVTEPHELCFDSKRQLLYVSITYRSGFYRNNPEKSHEILVIDIDQFKVIDIINISPEFAPHGLVYNEKKDLLYVSVESGEGGILIINPNTRKVLDRISTEAAGPHWFVTNPDGTKGYSSNKEAPFISVLDTHDKELIGKVSMPYGSEELAISPEGNRVYIPSPCLLGDYKEEQPTLSIINTETDKIIKTKSFSDLITPVHVTNDGKVLVGHTRFQNKNGERTRNMFSPAPGYVSVLDGESLNVLGTIEVDLLPITMRSSTDGTVGYVSNLRSGTISVLDLVNYKNVHTIEVDPGDRNADPSVNQGAHGIAYIER, encoded by the coding sequence ATGAATATTTCTAAAGAAAATAATCCTATATTGGCGGTCGTTAGCTCCAGCGGTAATCAAATCCATTTCTTCAATGCGAAAAATTTTGAAAGAATAGGGGTTATAGATTCTCCAGTTACAGAACCTCATGAATTATGTTTCGATTCTAAGCGTCAATTGTTATATGTAAGTATTACTTATCGCTCAGGTTTTTATAGAAATAATCCGGAAAAAAGCCATGAAATTTTAGTTATCGATATTGATCAATTTAAAGTAATTGATATCATTAATATCTCGCCGGAATTTGCACCACATGGTTTAGTTTATAATGAAAAAAAAGACTTATTGTATGTAAGTGTTGAATCTGGTGAAGGAGGAATTTTAATTATTAATCCTAACACGAGAAAAGTGCTAGATAGAATCTCTACAGAAGCAGCAGGTCCACATTGGTTTGTTACGAATCCAGATGGTACAAAAGGATATTCCTCTAATAAAGAGGCGCCCTTTATATCGGTTTTAGATACACATGATAAGGAGTTAATTGGAAAAGTATCTATGCCCTATGGTAGTGAAGAACTAGCTATTTCTCCTGAAGGTAATCGAGTTTACATCCCTTCACCATGTTTACTTGGAGACTACAAAGAGGAGCAACCTACACTTAGCATCATTAATACAGAAACCGATAAAATTATAAAGACAAAATCATTTTCAGATTTAATTACTCCGGTTCATGTAACGAATGATGGGAAAGTATTGGTAGGACATACGCGTTTTCAGAATAAGAATGGAGAGAGAACAAGAAATATGTTTTCTCCAGCACCAGGGTATGTTTCTGTTCTTGATGGAGAATCGTTAAATGTGTTAGGTACAATAGAAGTAGATTTACTCCCAATTACAATGCGTTCTTCTACGGACGGAACGGTTGGATATGTTTCTAACCTTAGATCAGGGACAATAAGTGTATTAGATTTAGTTAATTACAAGAATGTTCATACCATTGAAGTTGATCCAGGAGATCGAAATGCAGATCCTTCTGTAAATCAAGGAGCTCACGGTATAGCATATATAGAAAGATAA
- a CDS encoding VanZ family protein, whose translation MTQLWRSFGHVVPLFLIATVIVCIIAFVLAKKSAKDKVIQKNTIFMNIVFPLSIIAILLITVTPRFTGMEQIRVVNLIPFIGMYKLMTNYVDIMVPIKNILFNIILFMPFGFVLFWKYHAKLSIYQVTMIGFVFSLLIEFIQYVFPAGRSSDIDDVILNTVGTLVGCLFWNRMCKLFPKLLKTSNAKTTMQNNFQ comes from the coding sequence ATGACACAGTTATGGCGATCTTTTGGACATGTCGTTCCACTATTTTTAATCGCAACCGTTATTGTATGTATAATTGCATTTGTATTGGCAAAAAAAAGTGCGAAAGATAAAGTTATACAGAAAAACACAATCTTTATGAACATAGTGTTTCCTCTTTCGATTATTGCAATTTTACTCATTACCGTTACACCAAGATTTACTGGGATGGAACAAATACGAGTTGTAAACTTGATTCCGTTTATTGGTATGTATAAGCTTATGACCAATTATGTCGATATTATGGTTCCTATCAAAAATATATTGTTTAATATTATCCTATTTATGCCATTTGGCTTCGTCTTATTTTGGAAATATCACGCAAAGCTTTCTATTTATCAAGTGACTATGATAGGATTTGTATTTTCTCTGCTAATTGAATTTATCCAATATGTCTTTCCAGCAGGTCGTTCATCAGATATAGACGATGTGATATTGAACACCGTTGGAACATTAGTAGGATGTTTATTCTGGAACCGAATGTGTAAATTATTTCCAAAACTCTTAAAAACATCGAATGCGAAGACTACTATGCAAAATAACTTCCAATAA
- a CDS encoding DUF5065 family protein codes for MKKLCSFALICALTFSVFIVLDSTLPDKARAEVHTIKQASAVVDDWPWQTYFLLHHNADYLKELAPGRLKQGGTFDMTVYIGGKDVGVVKIYRLNGEGELQRYKTISAGEAGHHYYSRFTTPITTVYTPGTYVAVLKVDTSYYYGGSFQITK; via the coding sequence ATGAAAAAATTATGTTCATTTGCTTTAATCTGTGCCTTAACCTTTTCGGTTTTTATCGTTTTAGACAGTACGCTACCTGATAAAGCACGCGCTGAAGTACATACGATTAAGCAAGCTTCAGCTGTTGTGGATGATTGGCCATGGCAAACGTATTTCTTATTGCATCACAATGCGGACTATCTAAAAGAATTAGCCCCTGGTAGGTTAAAACAAGGTGGTACGTTTGATATGACGGTGTATATAGGCGGAAAAGATGTGGGTGTTGTAAAGATTTATCGATTGAACGGAGAAGGTGAATTGCAGCGCTACAAAACCATTTCTGCAGGTGAGGCTGGGCATCACTACTATTCTAGGTTCACAACACCAATTACAACGGTTTATACACCAGGTACATATGTTGCAGTACTGAAGGTAGACACTTCATATTATTATGGTGGCTCCTTCCAAATTACAAAGTAA
- a CDS encoding alpha/beta fold hydrolase produces the protein MGYLIPVESDVRIFVEDINPKGKKTILFIHGWPLNHKQFEYQYNVLPAMGYRCIGIDWRGYGNSDKPYSGYNFDRLADDIAVVIKALQLKDVTLAGHSTGGAISIRYMARYQGFGVSKLVLIGAASPTSVEKGIANKFITDTLNDRPNMLQGVTDQFFFQKITGPFFEWFLQLGLEAASWSTAAIMRTLRDENVYSDLGKINVQTLIIHGIHDKIVPFTKGEETQKLLGNAQLVPFQFSGHGTFWEEREKFNQVLIQFIG, from the coding sequence ATGGGATACTTAATACCTGTTGAATCTGATGTAAGAATTTTTGTAGAAGATATAAATCCGAAAGGTAAGAAAACAATACTTTTTATACATGGGTGGCCATTAAACCATAAGCAATTCGAATATCAGTACAATGTACTTCCAGCAATGGGATATCGATGTATAGGCATTGATTGGAGGGGGTACGGCAATTCAGACAAACCATACAGTGGATACAATTTTGATAGATTGGCAGATGATATAGCAGTAGTAATTAAAGCGTTACAGCTTAAAGATGTCACACTAGCAGGACACTCCACAGGTGGTGCAATTTCAATTCGTTATATGGCTCGTTATCAAGGATTTGGAGTATCCAAATTAGTCCTAATTGGTGCTGCATCTCCAACTAGTGTGGAAAAAGGGATTGCGAATAAGTTCATTACAGACACACTGAACGATCGCCCTAATATGTTGCAGGGTGTAACAGATCAATTTTTCTTTCAGAAAATCACTGGACCATTTTTCGAATGGTTTCTACAGTTAGGATTGGAAGCGGCTAGTTGGTCGACAGCTGCGATTATGAGAACATTGAGAGATGAAAATGTGTATAGCGATCTTGGTAAAATAAATGTACAGACGCTAATTATTCACGGTATTCACGATAAAATTGTTCCATTTACTAAGGGAGAAGAGACGCAAAAATTATTGGGAAATGCACAACTTGTACCTTTTCAATTCAGTGGTCACGGCACATTCTGGGAAGAGCGGGAAAAGTTTAACCAGGTTTTAATCCAATTTATTGGATAA
- a CDS encoding ASCH domain-containing protein: MSVNKIEEYWYMYAKENELNMSVPDAWMFGDGSKEMGDELGSLVVKGIKTGTCAAHCVYELEGEEIQKVGQYDIVLDGDNNPLAIIKYTKIDLLKMTEVTSNFARSEGEGDLSYDYWYSEHVKFFTWELSRYGLTFTPDLMLVCQTFKVMDVYKK; encoded by the coding sequence ATGTCAGTTAATAAGATAGAAGAATATTGGTATATGTACGCTAAAGAAAATGAGTTAAACATGAGTGTTCCAGATGCATGGATGTTTGGAGATGGTTCCAAAGAAATGGGAGATGAATTAGGAAGTTTAGTAGTTAAAGGAATCAAAACAGGAACATGCGCTGCACATTGTGTTTATGAGCTTGAAGGGGAAGAAATTCAAAAAGTTGGTCAGTACGATATTGTATTGGATGGAGACAATAATCCATTAGCAATTATAAAATATACAAAGATCGATTTACTAAAAATGACTGAAGTAACAAGTAATTTTGCAAGATCTGAGGGTGAAGGCGATTTAAGCTATGATTATTGGTATAGTGAGCACGTTAAATTTTTCACTTGGGAATTAAGTCGGTATGGACTTACTTTTACTCCAGACTTAATGCTCGTTTGTCAAACGTTTAAAGTAATGGATGTTTATAAAAAATAA
- a CDS encoding DUF6843 domain-containing protein → MRKVIMYCGIFIMILLSGCIRFGKDTTDTIYLIPEAYEGDLLVLYNVPGAELLPEEDGFRVVIFSADGTAVTSTPNMKYGEVNDTYYTVNKEGKRTKLDESCIRVGSNGSTTENIDEENEHTFSYAKLEVTSSACSQSFSSYGREVPENQEHPVEKKLRELLVLVKEQYMKVKY, encoded by the coding sequence ATGAGAAAAGTTATAATGTATTGCGGGATCTTTATTATGATTCTTTTAAGCGGTTGTATCCGATTTGGAAAAGACACTACAGATACCATTTATCTCATTCCAGAAGCATACGAAGGAGACCTATTGGTACTATATAATGTTCCAGGAGCTGAGTTGTTGCCAGAAGAAGATGGGTTTCGTGTTGTTATTTTTTCTGCAGACGGGACCGCAGTAACATCAACACCTAATATGAAATATGGGGAAGTCAACGATACCTATTACACGGTTAACAAGGAAGGAAAGCGCACCAAACTTGACGAAAGCTGCATACGCGTTGGTTCAAATGGAAGCACTACTGAAAACATTGATGAAGAAAATGAGCATACTTTCTCATACGCGAAATTGGAAGTCACATCTAGTGCATGCTCACAAAGCTTCTCATCATACGGGAGAGAAGTACCAGAAAATCAAGAACATCCTGTAGAGAAGAAACTGAGGGAATTATTGGTGCTCGTAAAAGAGCAGTATATGAAAGTGAAATACTAA